A single genomic interval of Terriglobales bacterium harbors:
- a CDS encoding pyridoxal-dependent decarboxylase, with amino-acid sequence MPDKPHMSPMTHMTNEEFRKQGRAAIDWIADYYERVASLPVLSQVKPGDIYRSLPAQASAKGEPFEHIFRDLDEKILPGITHWQSPNFFAYFPANSSAPSVLGDLLSSGLGVQGMLWATSPACTELETRVLDWLVEMLDLPRTFLSTGRGGGVLQDTASSSTLCALLAGRERATAFASNETGCDGKLTVYASTQAHSATEKAAKIAGIGAKNVRKIEVDANFSMRPGALARVIGGDKLVGKQPAFVCATVGTTSSMAMDPLAEIGAICRENNVWLHVDAAMAGTAALCPEFRHIHRGLELADSYCFNPHKWMLTNFDCDCFYVADRKALIDTLSILPEFLRTKATESGAVFDYRDWHIPLGRRFRALKLWCVIRHYGVEGLQAMVRNHVALTQQFAGWVRADSRFELAAPVSLNLICFRLKGTDDQNQQLMDRLNSSGKLYLSHTRLDGKLTLRFCVGQTYTAEQHVHAAWDEIQRTVEF; translated from the coding sequence CCGCAAGCAAGGCCGCGCCGCCATCGACTGGATCGCGGATTACTACGAGCGCGTGGCTTCCCTGCCCGTGCTCTCGCAGGTGAAGCCCGGCGACATCTACCGCTCGCTCCCCGCCCAGGCGTCCGCGAAAGGCGAGCCCTTCGAGCACATCTTCCGCGACCTGGACGAGAAGATTCTCCCCGGCATCACTCACTGGCAGTCGCCCAACTTCTTCGCCTACTTCCCCGCCAACAGCTCCGCGCCCTCGGTGCTGGGCGACCTCTTGTCCTCCGGCCTCGGGGTCCAGGGGATGCTGTGGGCCACCAGCCCCGCTTGCACCGAACTGGAGACGCGGGTGCTGGACTGGCTGGTGGAGATGCTCGACCTGCCGCGGACGTTCCTCTCCACTGGCCGCGGCGGTGGCGTCCTCCAGGACACGGCTTCGAGTTCGACGCTCTGCGCCCTGCTGGCCGGCCGGGAGCGTGCCACCGCTTTCGCCTCCAATGAGACCGGATGCGACGGCAAGCTGACGGTTTACGCCTCCACCCAGGCGCACTCTGCGACGGAGAAGGCGGCGAAGATAGCGGGCATCGGCGCCAAGAACGTGCGGAAAATCGAAGTGGACGCCAACTTCTCGATGCGACCGGGTGCGCTGGCCCGCGTCATCGGCGGGGACAAGCTGGTCGGAAAGCAGCCGGCCTTCGTCTGCGCCACGGTGGGAACCACTTCCAGCATGGCCATGGACCCGCTGGCGGAGATCGGCGCCATCTGCCGCGAGAACAACGTCTGGCTGCACGTGGACGCAGCCATGGCCGGCACCGCCGCCCTCTGCCCCGAGTTCCGCCACATCCATCGCGGCTTGGAGCTAGCTGATAGCTACTGCTTCAACCCTCACAAATGGATGCTCACCAACTTCGACTGCGACTGCTTCTACGTCGCCGATCGCAAGGCGCTTATCGATACTCTGAGCATCCTGCCCGAATTCCTGCGTACCAAGGCGACCGAATCCGGCGCCGTCTTCGACTACCGCGACTGGCACATCCCGCTGGGCCGCCGCTTTCGCGCGCTCAAGCTGTGGTGCGTCATCCGCCACTACGGTGTGGAAGGCCTGCAGGCGATGGTGCGCAACCATGTCGCCCTGACGCAGCAGTTCGCCGGCTGGGTGCGCGCCGACTCGCGCTTCGAGCTCGCCGCGCCGGTCAGCCTCAATCTGATCTGCTTCCGCCTGAAAGGGACGGACGACCAGAACCAGCAGCTGATGGATCGTCTGAATTCGAGCGGCAAGCTCTACCTCTCCCACACCCGGCTCGACGGCAAATTGACCCTTCGCTTCTGCGTAGGCCAGACGTACACTGCCGAGCAGCACGTCCACGCCGCCTGGGACGAAATCCAGCGGACCGTGGAATTCTGA